Proteins encoded by one window of Rutidosis leptorrhynchoides isolate AG116_Rl617_1_P2 chromosome 7, CSIRO_AGI_Rlap_v1, whole genome shotgun sequence:
- the LOC139860368 gene encoding uncharacterized protein, translated as MGDGRTVPVTTSVSGVTNEIDGNEFPMTYLVMPIPSFDVVLGMDWLGRHKTSIKCDKKIIHFPLADGTRAVARGDRGGFNCPLISMMKAKKSLAKGCDSFLAYMIDTKKEKKSVSDIPIVSEFPEVFPDELPGLPPVREVEYKIELLPGSTPVAKAPYRLAPSEIHDMMSQI; from the coding sequence ATGGGTGATGGTAGAACGGTTCCAGTCACAACCTCTGTGTCTGGAGTAACCAATGAAATAGATGGGAATGAATTCCCTATGACTTATCTTGTTATGCCTATACCGAGCTTTGATGTCGTATTAGGTATGGATTGGTTAGGCCGCCATAAGACAAGTATAAAATGTGATAAGAAAATAATTCATTTTCCTTTGGCCGATGGGACACGGGCTGTGGCCCGAGGTGACCGGGGCGGGTTTAATTGTCCATTAATTTCGATGATGAAAGCTAAGAAATCGTTAGCCAAGGGGTGTGATTCGTTTCTAGCATATATGATCGACACAAAGAAAGAGAAGAAATCTGTGTCCGATATCCCGATAGTGTCCGAATTCCCAGAAGTCTTCCCAGATGAATTGCCGGGTTTACCGCCAGTTAGGGAAGTAGAATATAAAATCGAGTTGTTGCCGGGATCCACACCAGTTGCTAAAGCTCCGTATCGATTAGCACCATCCGAGATTCATGATATGATGTCGCAAATTTAG